A stretch of DNA from Equus quagga isolate Etosha38 unplaced genomic scaffold, UCLA_HA_Equagga_1.0 130836_RagTag, whole genome shotgun sequence:
CACACAGAAATAACAAATTTGGAGTGGCAGAGCTTGAGTGTGATTAATGCTACCTGACTATGCAGTCTCTACTCATTTCTTTACACAGTCCTGGTCATATTATCTACATTGGTACCAGGCACAATACATAGAGCAGACAGTGAATAAATAACTACCCAGATGTTTAACTTTTACAACTTCTTGTGGTTCTAGATAATGAAAATATCCATCATGGAATGGGAGAACCAGACATCTAGCTCTGACTTCATCCTGATGGGAATCTTCAGTCACACTCCCACTCACATGTTCCTGTTCTCTCTGGTCCTGGGTATCTTCACAGTGGCACTCTTGGCAAACACTATCATGGTTCTCCTCATCTATCTGGATACCCGGCTCCACAACCCCATGTACTTGCTCCTCAGCCAACTATCCCTCATGGACCTCATGCTCATCTGCACCACTGTACCCAAAATGGCCTACAACTACTTGTCTGGCAGGCGGTCCATTTCTGCAGCAGGATGTGAAGCCCAGATATTCTTCTATGTGTCTCTCCTTGGTGCTGAATGCTTCCTATTGGCtgtcatggcctatgaccgctatgttgcCATTTGCTACCCTCTTCAGTATCCCAATCTCATGAACTGGAAAATCTGTGGAGTCATGGTTGCCTCTTCATGGATCCTTGGTTCCTTTGATGGGATTGTTGATGTAGCCACTACCTTGT
This window harbors:
- the LOC124232845 gene encoding olfactory receptor 2M3-like, with the translated sequence MKISIMEWENQTSSSDFILMGIFSHTPTHMFLFSLVLGIFTVALLANTIMVLLIYLDTRLHNPMYLLLSQLSLMDLMLICTTVPKMAYNYLSGRRSISAAGCEAQIFFYVSLLGAECFLLAVMAYDRYVAICYPLQYPNLMNWKICGVMVASSWILGSFDGIVDVATTLSFSYCGSRKIPQFFCDVSALLSLSCTDTSTFETLVFICCVLMLLFPLLLIVISYTRVIMAVIRMSSEEGRHKAFTTCTSHLLVVGMYYGAGIFIYMRPTSNRSPTQDKMVSSFYTILTPMLNPLIYSFRNKDVAKAF